The genomic stretch TTCTTCGGCCGCCTCTCTGGTGCTCATGATAATCATAGTCCTTGGTTATTTCAGTTTATCACAAGCTCTCTAGCTTTACAAAGACCTTTACTTTATATTCATGtacatgaggaaactaaggctgaGAGACCATGACTcagccaagatcacacagctccCCTGGCCCCTAGGCTGTCACTTCTTTGACAGCCAGTTATTTCCTTTCCTAGTAACTCCTGTGCCCAGTGCTTCTGATGGAATGGTCGTGTAGATTCTGCCATCCCAGCACCGCAGATCCAGCCGCTAACACTCTCAGTGATGGTGATTTCCACCAAGAGAAGCACcagctctgtgtctctgccttccttccttcctccgttCATGGTTCATTCATTCGCAGATCAATTAGAGGAGGCCTACCCCGGCCTAGCCTTCGCAGGATATCCCAGATGAAGCTTTACGATTGAGTAGGAGTTAGCCACatttggggagaagggagagcagcattccaggcagagagaacaagcagTTACAAAAGTGTGAAGAGAATGTATGATCACTGGGAAGAGCGGTGCTTTGATGGGAAGGTAAAGCTGGAGAGATGGGAGGGGCCGGGAAAGACTTTCTAATAGTAAATTACACACCTGGCCTACCCGGATCACCCTGTTTAAAACTGCAGCTGCTTTACTAGATTTTCCACAACCCCACCTTCTAGCGTACTGCCTCCTCATTTATTCTGCCTAACAGTTATCATCCTACCTACCCACTTACTAGAACGGGAGCTCTTGAAGGTAGGGTTTGCTTGTTTCccgctgtatccccagcacccgGAACAGTACCTAGTAAGACACTGAACAAGGATTTTTTGCGTCAGTGAATCTGCCTCAGACTTTATTGGAATCTGGGATAGAGTGAAAAGGCCCATCTATCAAAATGGTCGTGGTTTCACGTCAGCAGAGTCACGATACTGTATGAAACAGGGGACGTAATGAGGAGGGCTCCCCATAGAAGTTACTCCGGCAGACGGGGTTCCCCCAGGCCCACAGCAACAGGGTGAATCTTGAACCTCCCATTGATGGGAGAGAAATGGGAATGTGCTGGGCCGTGTGCCGTATCCTGACCCAGTCCCCTGCCGCCACCTCCCCAGCTGTCCATGCTGTTCACTGAGGAATGTGACAAGGTGCGGGACCTGATGCACGTGCACTCATTCAGCTACGACTTCCACCTGCGCCTGGTGCACCAACACGTCCTGGGCGCCCACCTAGTGCTGCGACATGGCTACCACCTCACCACCTTCCTGCGACACTTCCTGGCCCACCACCCTGACGGGCCCCACTTTGGTCGTAATCACATTTACCAAGGTCTGTGCCCAAGGGCAAGCCAGTGAACCAGAAATAGACCACAGGGTGTCTCCAAGCCAGGGCCGACGGGACCACTTCCTGGGGCCAGACCTAGTCTCTGCACCTCCTGTCCTGTATTGTTAATCGCCTCAGGTCACTTGGACCCTGTCCCCATGTCTCTGGTTTGTGTCTTTATCTTAAGTTCTTCACGCTGTTTCACATCAAAGTTTAGATCCTGTGTCATGTGTaccctgccctctgtctctcccgAGCCACTTTTGTCCCATCTCGATGTTCCACAGGAGCTCCCCAGAAAAACAGAGCCAGGCCACTTGTCGATCAGAGCCTTAGGGACTTCTAACCTCCTGCTCCACCCATGCAGTGTGTCTGTCCCAGGCTCAGCATCTCCTGTAACTTGCCCCTCAGGGACCCTGGAGCTTTCCACACCACTCATTGCTGCCCACCAGCTGTATAACTACGTGGCCGACCATGCCAGCTCCTACCACATGAAGCCATTGCGGATGGCGCGGCCAGGAGGCCCAGAACATAATGAATATGCCCTGGTATCAGCGTGGCACAGGTAGAGTGGCAAGGGGGCACCAGCATGTGATCTGGTGAAGCTGAGGTCGAGGCCATCCTGGCAGTAGGGAGACAGTCTcgagcaggagggaggagggggttggCTTCATTAGAACCTCAGTGTTGGCATCTCACCCACCCTCACCGTACAGCTCTGGCTCCTACCTGGACTCTGAGGGACTTCGTCACCAGGATGACTTTGATGTGTCTCTGCTTGTGTGTCACTGTGCTGCACCCTTTGAAGAGCAAGGAGAAGCTGAGCGGCACGTTCTGCGGTCAGCAGATCCCCCACCTTGACTGTGCTCGTTGTCCAGCTCCCCTGTGCCCTTGCTCTGAGCGTCTCCTGTTGCGATCACCACATTcctacccctcccgccccccaggCTGCAGTTCTTCGTGGTGCTCACCAGCCAACGAGAGCTCTTCCCCAGGCTCACTGCCGACATGCGCCGGTTCCGGAAGCCACCCAGACTGCCCCCTGAGCCGGAAACTCCCGGGAGCTCAGCTGGTAGCCCCGGGGAGGCCTCAGGGCTTGGCCTGGCCTCTGGACCAGCTCCCCTGTTCCCCCCATTGGCTACGGAGGTGGGCGTGGCACGGGCACGGCTGGCTCAGCTGGTCCGGCTGGCCGGAGGGCACTGCCGCCGGGACACCCTCTGGAAGCGCCTCTTTTTGCTGGAGCCTCCAGGGCCTGACCGGCTACGGCTAGGGGGGCGCCTGGCCCTGGCTGAGCTGGAGGAGCTACTGGAAGCAGTCCATGCCAAATCCATCGGGGACATTGACCCCCAGCTGGTAAGCAGCTGTGGATTCTGGAAGGGGCTGGTTTGGATACTAGGAATCCTACCAGCAGCCAGGGTAGAGGGTGCAGAGGTCTCGGGTGGCTCTGGGACAGCAGATCCAGCCCCATGGACCTTCCCCTAGGACTGCTTCCTGTCTATGACGGTCTCCTGGTACCAGAGCCTGATCAAGGTTCTCCTAAGCCGTTTTCCTCAGAGCTGTCGCCATTTCCAGAGCCCAGACTTGGGAACTCAGTACCTGGTAAGTCTCCCTGATCCTCCCCTGAAAGGGGAGACACAGCGGAAGTCCTCATCAGAGAGATGACAGGTGTCCCCCTGAAGGAGCCCCAGCCTGCCTGAACAAGGTCTGCTCTGGAAACAGGCCTAGATGAAATGGGACTACCCGGATCCATGTAAAACCCTTCGAGCACTTGACCCTCAACATGGGATTCGTGAAAACAGCCTAGAGCTCTGTCCTCAAAAGCTCACAAAAACACAAACCTTTGGCTAGAGATCCCGAGGGCCAAGCTCTGGAACTTCATCAGTGGTTGGTCTTAGGGGCAGGAATCCCAGAAAGGGCCTCTGGAACTTTAAAGCCCTGTTACCCAAAGTGTGGTCCTCAGGCCGGCAGCGGCAGTGGCACCTGGGAGCTTGCCAGAATGCAaactctcaggccccaccccagactcaGAACGTGCCTCCTAGCCCGATGCCCAGGGGCGTGTGAGAGACTGAAAGCACTGCCTGGGCCAGGTAGAAAAGGGTTCACGAGAGCATGGGAATTAAGAGACTGAAGAGGTGGGCCTGACAAAAGCAGTGGTTCTGGGGAGGAGACGTGCAGAAGAGGGCTTCAAAAGTAGGAGTTGGTCTGTAGAGAGGGGTCCTGCAACCCTGCTTGTGGAGAAGGGTAGTTTCAGGGTGGGAAGGGGCATCTTTGGATGTGGACGTGAGTTGGTCTAGCTGCAGTTGTGCAGGGGGTGTGAGCAGATGGGGTGCTTCTGCGGGTGGTGGGAGCCTGAAGCAGGAGCAGCCTTGGGGGACGGGTGACAAGTGGAGTCTGAAGTCGTGAGGCCCTCCCAGGACCATATTCTAGAAGGTATATGGATGCCAGGAACTGGAGCCCAGGAGGGAGACCTGGGCAGCATCTACATGAACTGAAGCCTGGGAGTAGAAGGAATCATGTGGAAGGGATTGCAGAGCTGAGCATAGGGACAGACAGACGTAAGTCCCAGGGGAGGTCAAAGAGATACGAGACCCAGGACAGGAGGCAAGGAGGGGTCGTGTCAAGTGTAGAGAACTCTCCTTCACTGATACACTTCGGCTTTGTGCGCGGCCTCTCGGTAGATGACCTCTGAAACAGACTTCTGGTCAGGCTGACTGGGAGTCAGTGAGGACGAGGACTGAGGTTCAGTTTAGAGACAAGGTCCTGGGTGACTGTGGAATGTGGGTGGGCGCAGGTTTGGTGATGGACGCAGGCCTTCCTCAAATGGGTCCCACTTCCAGAATGCCCTCGAGGAAGAGGGATGCTGCCTCAGGTGAGACAGACCTCACTCCCCACCTCACTTTGTCTTTCATTGCAGGTTGTGCTGAATCAGAAGTTCACAGACTGTTTTGTGCTGGTGTTTCTGGATTCCCACTTGGGAAAGACGGTGAGCACAGGGGGGAGGGGCTTTGCGTCAGCCCAGTAGGAGGCTCTGCCCGGAGCCTGCTGAGGCTGGGGAGCCCTGCCCCCGGTACCCACTCTGCCCTCCACTCACCATGGCACCCCCACCATGTTCCCCACAGTCTCTGACAGTGGTTTTCCGAGAGCCCTTCCCGGTGCAGCCCCAGGACAGTGAGAGCCCTCCTGCCCAGCTGGTCTCCACCTACCACCACCTGGAGTCCGTCATCAACACAGCTTGCTTCACCCTCTGGACCCGCCTCCTGTGAGGCCCAGACCAGTGAATGTCATCCTTACTCAAACCATGGATCTGTGAGACTGTCCACTTGAAGCAGGACTGACCAGCCCTTCTGGGCCCAGACACTGACGGACACCGAAGGCTTTGTGACTAGATCTCAGGGGCCTGAGTCGCAGCCTAGCAGTAGGAGCTGCCCCGCTGAGCACCTGCCAGGGTGACCGGCCCAGGGCTCCAGAGAGTCAGGTCAGTTCCCTGAGGTGCCCATCTCCTCTCAGGCCCCTGGACCCTCCCCAGAAAGGGACTCCACCTGCCTGCTGCCCTGGTGGAGTCCCAGGAATTCACACCAGGTGCCAAGCACTCACCCCTGAGAGCTCCTCTGCCTGAATGCTGCCTCTCAAGTCTTTGATTGCTTTCAGCCTCCCTGCATTTTGAGCCCTCTGGTCTTCATTTCCCACGTGAACATCATCGCCAAACATTGTTGTTGAGATAATGACAACTTGGTTCCCATCCCAGCTCTGCTTCTGAAGCCCCTGTGACCACAGGCAAGCCCCATTGCTCTCGGACCCGTGGTTTCTGGTGTGTTAATGAAGAGGTGGGCTCGAAAACCCCCATCTCCACAGTGACACTGGCACAACGGACTGGAGGACTTGAGTGTGAGCTGTACGTCCCTTCTCAACAGGAGGGAAGTAACCCAGGGAGACAGAAGTTTAGACACCAtgtgtcctccccccacccaataaCACACAGAGGAAAACGTTCAGCAGGTGGTCTTTTAATTCAGGAGATTTGGGATGCTTGGTGCACTGTCCCACAGAGGCAGGTGGGTGCCGGGCAGGACCTCACTGGCCAGCCTGTGGGCGGCCCCGCCTATCCCAGTAGGAACGAAGCCAGTTCAGGCCCTCTGCTGTGTCtcctgaggagagagggaggccgTGGCATCTCAACCCGTGGGGAGAAAAACAGCCATGTCTGCTACCTATCCCTCAGAGCTCCATTCCCCAGCCCTAGGCCTGGAGCCCCAGCACCCCCTCACCTTGAGGCTGGTACTCGCAGCCCACAAAGCCCTTGTAGCCTTCATCCTCCAGCAGTTGGAATAGATAGGGGAAGTTCAGCTCTCCAGGGCTGTCAGGTTCCCCCCGGCCCGGGACCTGTGCCACCTGCACGTGCCCTGGAGACAGATGTGGGCAGATGTGGGGCCCACACTCCAGCTGGGGCCCGAGGGACAGATGCGAGGGTCTGAAGGGGTGGGAGGATAGAGGGAGTAACACAGCAGACAACAAGGAGCCAAGAGACCCCTCTCACCAACAAGGGGTAGGAACTCCCGGATGTTTCCTGTCAGGTTGCCATCCATGATCTGCCAGTGGAATATGTCCTGCGTAGAGATTACTACAGTCAGAGGCCCTGCAGGGCCCTTTCCCTCACCCCATTCTTCCCAGATGTGGAGAACACGGGCCTTCTGTGAAGCACTCCCTTTCTTCCACTCACCATCTGTAACTGGAGGTTGGGTCTTCCGACCTTCTGTAAGATGGCTGCCGCTGGGAGAGAAAGCGGGGAGAGGGCAGTGAGACACAAGGAGAGCACAAGGATCACACGGGACTGGAGGGGGCACAAGGCTGCAGTCCTACCCTGCTGGGGCGTGTCCAGGAAGTACTGAGGGTCAGTGCTGCGGGTATTGATGGGCTCCAGCAGTCCCACGAGGCTCTCCTAGCATGGTGGACCTGTGTCCCATCAGTCAGTCACTGGTGAAGCCCCTCCCCATTCCCTGTGAGCTGGGCTAGTGCCCGGCCTTGTGCCTCATCTGTTCTGCCCACCGTGTGCCCCCTCTGCACACATGGGCATTCGTGTAAGTATCGTGTGTCCGTTTGTTCTTGGtctcacctgagccaaaaccccaGCCGCGTGCCTcaggttctccagaaaaactgTCTCCATTTCACTCCTGACTGCTGCTCGGTCAGCACCCCGGGGTACTCGGCCAGCCATCAGGTGAATCCTGGGGGGAGACAGcactggtgggggctggggagtccGTCCTGGAAGCAGGGCCCTCCTTTGGCTCCCTGTGGGCATCTCCTCCAGCTGCCTTCCCCCCATCTCCCCTGCTGGTGATCTATCACCTGGCAGTGATGCTCTCCGGCACCCTCACACTCCATGGTCAGCCTGAGGCCGTGCCCTTCCCCAGATGCCTTCTGAGAGACACCCCGTATTCCTGCTTCAGAGACCTCTCACTCGGCTCTCCCTGTCCATCTCCTTTCCAGTGGTCCTCTCCTCAGGCTGTAAACATGTGTCAGCCTCCCtttctagaaattattttgaCCCTTTCCCATGAGTATTCCATGCTGCTTGTCTCCACTTCCTGCATCTGCTCCTTAGATTCTTCCCATCTGCTTTCTGCCCCCACCACTCGCCAGTAATGACCCTTTCCAGTTCCACTTCAGCCCATTTGCACTCGGTGGGATGTGTTTATTTGATCAACCCCATGGTGTGCCTTCTACCTCCTCCTGTTACCACCTGATCTTTCTCGGCCACACTCAACTCCAAAAGGTCACATTTCCAACCTTAGGAATTCTGCTGAGCAAACGAAGCCTTCCCTGGTCTCTCTCCACTGCATCCTCGCCTCCAGTGCTCCTTCCATCAAGAGACCCTGTTCAACATCACTACCTGTAAGAAGCTTCCTCTGATCCCAGACAGGTGCCTACTCTGCTCCCACAGCTGCCATGAACTGACCCTTCCTCAACTGGATCTCTGTATGTTTAGCTGGCTACCTCCCTGGTCAGACAGCCCCCAGCACAGGATCCCAGGATGAAAGAGTAGCAAACAGGAGAACCGCACACGACAGATAAAATCCAAAGGCAACTGACAAAGGACCAGGACTGAAGGAGTGGAAAGGCCAGTGCAATCGGACTCCGAGCTCTCTGACCTGGCGTCCTGTTCTCCCAGACCCCAAACGTGAGGCAGGGTCTGGGAGGAGACagggcaagaaggggaggggggtggaggagaagagCATAGGATACCTgggacagcccagagccttggCGTACAGCACCGCCTGCTCCAGCCCCTCTCGGAAGGCCGCTTGCCTCCCGGGAACGGCCCCCAGCCCCATCTCCCCTTTCTCTCGGTCCCCTGAGGAGAGAACGGGCGTCAGCTGCGGCTAGCGTCCCCGGCGCTCcccgtccccccccaccccccgacggCCGCCCCGGTTCGGCCCCGCGGCGCACCGGGGGGCGTGTTGATCAGCACCAGCCGCAGGCCCGCTTCCCGCGCCGCGCGCGCCAGCGCCTCGGGCGACTCCGAGTACGGCCAGGCGACCTCGGCGGCCTCGAAGCCCGAGCTGCCCGCCGCCCGGAGCCGCGCGGGGAGGCCGGGGAGCTCGGGGAACAGCCACGACACGTTGGCCGAGAAGCGGAGCGGAGCCATAGCGGCCAGGGGACACGCTCGCGGGGCAGAGTCCGGGGCCGGAAGGCGGaagcgggcggggcgggggcggggcgggggcggggcgggcgcgtGTCGGGAGGCCGACCGAGCGGGGGCGCGCTGGCGCCGCGAGCCGAGCCACCAGCCGTCCGCGCCTGCCTTTTCAGGTTAGAAAAGCAGCGAGCGGGGAAAGACCGTGGATGGTCCTGAAAAGTGACGTTTTTCGAGACCGGAGAAGGGGAAAGGCGGGGAGAGGCCAGAGGGCCGAGCGGAAGGAGCTGGGTGCGGGCGTGGGCTGGACAGCCCCCCAGCTGCGCGGGGCAGGCTGGGCCTGGGACTCCTGGGCCGAGAGCCGGCGGAGAGGGGTGAGAGAGCCCAGTTAAATTCGAGAAACGTGAACTTTAGCAAAGACTTAGTATTTTCCCTCATTATAAACACTGTATCTGTTCTTTACGCAGTGTTTGAGGGCTACAAGACCAAATCGGGGGCATTTAAATCACCAGTCAGCGCACCGCTACCCATTAACTCTCccttacagattaaaaaataaactaagtgcAGGGTTTTTTCTTAGAGACTTCTGATCATACTGTACATACAGTTTTATggtctgctttttaatttaatatgattTTGTGAGCATTTCCCGTGTTCTTCAATATCCTTAAAAGTCCTTGCATTTGCTGCTCATTGTCGCATACCCAGGCAGCCCAGAATTTATCCTTTATTGATGGTCATTAGGGCTTttcaatatttgtgtgtgtgcgtatgcTGTAAAAGTGCTTTAAAGCACCTCTTGGTTCCATCTCTGAATCTTTTTCTTAGGTTCCTTTGAAATGTCCATTACAGTATTTGCCGGCCCAAAGTCCTGTAGGAAAACTGGCCCCACCAGTGGTCTCTGCACTGAGGGGCTATGGACGGGCAGTTCCCCCTTATCCCTAGCTGATTGGGCCACAGGAGGACGTGTGATCCAAGTGCAGCCAAGGCTTCCGCTGGTCTAAGACCCCTTACTTGCCTGGTTTGGGAAGATGATCTGGCCAATCAGATTCTCTTCTTCAAGGTTCGTAGGAGAAAGTCAACTAAGAGGTGGTCTTGCCGGAAGATGATTGTGGCTGTAGAAACAAAATAAGCAGGAGTCAGGTGGAAAGCTAGCTCAGAGATGAGGGTAAGCAAGCACTAGAACAGTATGGGTAGAGGTAGCAACTTGAGAACCTCTGTGTAGAGTCCCCCAGGCTAGCCAACCCCACAGCTGCGGGGGGACTGTGCACTTCCCAAGCTGGGATGTTGACTCTTAGCTGGGCTCTTGTATTTGTAGCCTCTTCATGTTTCTTGAGACAATTCGAATGCGTTTATTTCATCCTCAGTAACCCAAACGATTGGGCAGGTTCACATGGTCAGCAAATAGGTGATTAAGGTCTCAATACTCTgctaaaatgcttttaaaaactgtaagtttaggggctcctggatggctcagtcggttaagcgcccgactggatttctgctcaggtcccgatctcacggttcatgggttcaagccccatgttgggttctgcgctgacagtgtggaacctgcttgggattctctttcccaccctctctgcgcttccctccctccttaaaataaataaatttaaaaatatatatattttgtaagttaTATTCCAACAATACATGAGTGGAAGTCACCTTGGTCTGTTTTCTGTGCTAGCTTTGAGAGAAGGAAGCTCCAAGTACAACGTTAGGCACACCCAACCTCCACTGTCTGTTCTGTCATTGCTTGCCTCCACCCCAAGTCAGGCCCGCTCAGACACCTGGGGTCCAGGCCAGCATCAGAGTTAATCCATGTGGCTAGCAAGTTCTATTTCTTCAGCTCTGCCTCTAAGAACGGACTGCCACCAGCTATTATGATCACCTGATCTCTTGCCCATTTGTTATACTTGGAACTTGGACTTGTCCTGAAACGTGTTTCTCGGGTATAGTCCAATCAGGATGTGACCTCACTAAGTTTAACATTTTAATCAGTCCCAACTCCAGCATGTTTACAGTCCAATGTTGACCGTACAGAATAACATCTAAGGAAAGTAATTCCTTTTTAACACTTCTTTGTAACACTTCTCTGAGTCTGTGAAAAGCCCCACCTGCTGGGGTCTAACCAGGAACAAAATTTGAGCAACATCAGTGGTCCACTCCTTCTTTGCATGTATACTGTTTAGGGCAGCAGAAATGATGTATAAACTAGAGGTGTATGACTCCTTTTCCCCTCTAATTCTCTTCAACACCTTCCTATGATACATCAAAATAAACGCAAAAGGAGTACGGTgcccatgaaaattattttctttattcacca from Panthera leo isolate Ple1 chromosome C1, P.leo_Ple1_pat1.1, whole genome shotgun sequence encodes the following:
- the HYI gene encoding putative hydroxypyruvate isomerase, giving the protein MAPLRFSANVSWLFPELPGLPARLRAAGSSGFEAAEVAWPYSESPEALARAAREAGLRLVLINTPPGDREKGEMGLGAVPGRQAAFREGLEQAVLYAKALGCPRIHLMAGRVPRGADRAAVRSEMETVFLENLRHAAGVLAQESLVGLLEPINTRSTDPQYFLDTPQQAAAILQKVGRPNLQLQMDIFHWQIMDGNLTGNIREFLPLVGHVQVAQVPGRGEPDSPGELNFPYLFQLLEDEGYKGFVGCEYQPQGDTAEGLNWLRSYWDRRGRPQAGQ